A genomic stretch from Petrimonas mucosa includes:
- the rpsL gene encoding 30S ribosomal protein S12: MPTIQQLVRKGRTVIEEKSKSRALDSCPQRRGVCVRVYTTTPKKPNSAMRKVARVRLTNTKEVNAYIPGEGHNLQEHSIVLVRGGRVKDLPGVRYHIVRGTLDTAGVNGRTQRRSKYGAKRPKPGAAANSGAKKK, from the coding sequence ATGCCTACAATTCAACAATTAGTAAGAAAAGGCCGTACGGTTATTGAAGAGAAGAGTAAATCCCGCGCGCTTGATTCGTGTCCGCAAAGACGCGGTGTATGCGTTAGGGTTTATACTACCACTCCGAAAAAACCTAACTCAGCAATGAGAAAAGTGGCCCGTGTGCGTTTAACTAACACTAAGGAGGTGAATGCTTACATTCCGGGTGAAGGGCACAACTTGCAAGAGCACTCAATCGTATTGGTGCGTGGCGGTCGTGTAAAGGATCTTCCCGGTGTACGTTATCACATTGTTCGTGGAACATTGGATACTGCCGGAGTAAACGGCCGTACTCAGCGTCGTTCCAAGTACGGGGCTAAGCGTCCTAAGCCGGGAGCTGCTGCCAACTCGGGAGCAAAGAAAAAATAG
- a CDS encoding RNA polymerase sigma factor, whose product MSRDKFHRIILPLKDKLFRLAWSIVRDSAEAEDIVQDMFVKLWSKIDEWDNIENLEAYCFRATKNLALDRMESLEIRKTENISPELESSTFTDRVTPFNKLEETERYTLLYNCIDQLPEKQKMVFQLREIEGMSYREIADTLQMSEEMVKVSLFRARGRLKKQLSGRRE is encoded by the coding sequence ATGAGTCGCGATAAATTCCATCGGATCATTCTACCGCTAAAGGATAAACTCTTCCGCCTTGCGTGGAGCATTGTGAGAGATTCCGCCGAAGCAGAAGACATTGTGCAGGACATGTTTGTCAAGCTTTGGTCAAAAATTGACGAATGGGATAACATCGAAAATCTGGAAGCCTATTGCTTCCGCGCCACAAAGAATTTGGCGCTCGACCGGATGGAGTCGCTGGAGATTCGAAAAACTGAGAACATTTCACCCGAGCTGGAGAGTTCAACCTTTACCGATCGTGTAACGCCGTTCAACAAACTGGAGGAGACTGAAAGATACACATTATTATATAACTGTATCGATCAGCTCCCTGAAAAGCAGAAGATGGTGTTCCAACTCCGGGAGATTGAGGGGATGAGCTACAGGGAAATTGCCGACACCCTCCAGATGAGCGAGGAGATGGTAAAAGTCAGCCTCTTCAGGGCGCGGGGGAGATTAAAAAAACAATTATCGGGCAGACGAGAATGA
- a CDS encoding DUF4252 domain-containing protein — protein MKRIFLFLLTLFMASSAFAGDFITRFLKECVEPERPVSNVNIGKAMLDKMAANTSDEELKATFRELKSIRIITTENRSDSRHYYDKAKEMAAAEFSDFEELASINEKGSQINILLRKSDEKMQDLILIALDNESKLTIITVSGNIDLNSISKLSDSLQEKRAEEPLLNKDNDREN, from the coding sequence ATGAAAAGAATCTTTTTGTTCCTGTTAACGCTGTTTATGGCATCTTCCGCCTTTGCCGGCGATTTTATCACGAGATTCCTTAAGGAGTGCGTCGAACCGGAACGCCCCGTTAGCAATGTCAACATCGGAAAGGCAATGCTCGACAAGATGGCGGCAAACACCAGCGATGAAGAGCTGAAAGCGACCTTTCGTGAACTGAAGAGCATACGCATTATTACAACGGAAAACAGGTCAGATTCAAGACACTATTACGACAAGGCAAAGGAGATGGCAGCCGCCGAATTCAGCGATTTCGAGGAGCTGGCTTCGATCAACGAGAAGGGATCGCAAATAAATATCCTGTTAAGGAAGAGCGATGAGAAGATGCAGGACCTGATTCTTATTGCTTTGGATAATGAGAGCAAACTGACCATCATTACCGTTTCGGGCAATATAGATCTCAATTCGATCTCTAAACTCTCCGACTCATTGCAGGAGAAGAGGGCGGAAGAACCGCTGTTGAATAAGGACAACGATAGAGAAAACTGA
- the carB gene encoding carbamoyl-phosphate synthase (glutamine-hydrolyzing) large subunit, whose translation MYNKSLHLILEDGTVFKGKSFGYEAPVAGEVVFSTGMVGYTESLSDPSYLGQILTLTYPLIGNYGVPKEETTQGISTFYESERIQASGLIVSDFSFEYSHWNAAKSLSDWLKENKVPAVYGIDTRELTKLVREKGTMLGKLVFPDEPDIPFVNPDDENQVAKASCKEVIVYGNGKHKVVLVDCGVKNNIIRCLLKRDTTVIRVPWDYDFNSMEFDGLFISNGPGDPAYCTATIDNIRKAMQNGKPIFGICMGNQLLSLAGGAKTYKLKYGHRSCNQPVQLAGRQRAFVTSQNHGFAVDNESLGSEWEPLFVNMNDGTNEGIRHKSKPWFSCQFHPEASAGPTDTEFLFDVFIRTLEEENVSIPKLIEDELDAKLVAKQIYQGVEKGEVKKVLLLGSGALKIGEAGEFDYSGSQALKALKEEGIETVLVNPNIATVQTSEGIADKVYFLPVTPEFVERVIAKERPDSIFLSFGGQTALNCGVALYRKKILEKYNVRVLGTPVQAIIDTEDREIFNRKLSEIGVKYISSEAVTTLDDAIKAADNLGYPVIVRAAYALGGLGSGFCDNEEELRSLVTKAFNYSPQVLVEKSLKGWKEIEYEVVRDRYDNCITVCNMENFDPLGIHTGESIVVAPSQTLSNSEYYKLRELAIRIIRHIGIVGECNVQYALDPVSEDYRVIEVNARLSRSSALASKATGYPLAFVAAKLGLGYGLPELKNSVTKETTAFFEPALDYIVCKIPRWDLAKFHGVSREIGSSMKSVGEIMAIGRSFEEAFQKGLRMIQQGMHGFTGNKQLVTDELDKNLNVPTDKRVFFLSQAFEQGYTVEKIYGLTKIDRWFLYKLKNIVDIAHSIEQFGNKEEVPTELFIRAKKSGFSDYQIEKLIYKKPMPKDTIRDERVKRGILPVVKQIDTLAAEYPAQTNYLYLTYNGIANDVKYLGDRRSVIVLGSGAYRIGSSVEFDWCSVNALNTIRERGLRSVMINYNPETVSTDYDMCDRLYFDELSYERVRDIIELENPKGVIVSTGGQIPNNLAVRLDQSGVKILGTQAVDIDNAEDRHKFSSMLDRLGIDQPRWKELTTLEDIHQFVKEVGFPLLVRPSYVLSGAAMNVCSNTSELERFLTLATEVSKEYPVVVSEFIEGAKEIEIDAVAQKGELVVYAISEHVEFAGVHSGDATIQFPPQKIYTQTVRRIKQIARQIARELHISGPFNIQFLAKDNDIKVIECNLRASRSFPFVSKVLKINFIELATRVMLEEEVQRPEKSAFDLDYVGIKASQFSFTRLQKADPVLGVDMASTGEVGCIGTHFDDALLTAMLSVGYRIPEKNIVVSSGSTKSKVALLDACRLLADNGYNLFATSGTQKFLEENGVRCSYVAWPDEEGAPKVTEMIAGKEVDLVINIPKNLTERELTNGYKIRRGAIDFNIPLITNARLASAFIKAFCNMKAEDIEIKHWGEYK comes from the coding sequence ATGTATAACAAATCACTCCACCTCATTTTAGAAGACGGAACAGTATTTAAAGGAAAATCATTTGGTTACGAGGCCCCGGTTGCCGGTGAAGTTGTTTTTAGCACCGGAATGGTCGGGTACACCGAAAGTCTTTCAGACCCGTCTTATCTCGGACAGATTTTAACGCTCACTTACCCGCTGATTGGTAATTACGGCGTACCGAAAGAGGAAACAACGCAAGGTATTTCCACTTTTTATGAATCGGAAAGAATACAGGCAAGCGGTCTTATTGTTTCCGATTTTTCTTTTGAATACAGCCATTGGAACGCGGCAAAAAGTCTTAGCGACTGGCTGAAGGAGAACAAAGTACCGGCAGTATACGGCATCGATACCCGTGAACTTACCAAACTGGTAAGGGAGAAGGGGACAATGCTCGGCAAGCTGGTCTTTCCGGATGAGCCCGACATACCGTTTGTCAATCCCGATGACGAGAACCAGGTAGCAAAGGCCAGCTGCAAGGAGGTGATTGTATACGGCAACGGGAAACACAAGGTGGTCCTTGTTGATTGTGGCGTGAAAAACAACATCATCCGCTGTCTGCTCAAACGCGACACTACGGTCATTCGCGTACCCTGGGATTACGATTTCAACAGCATGGAGTTCGACGGATTGTTCATCTCCAACGGTCCCGGCGATCCTGCGTACTGTACAGCAACCATAGACAACATCCGCAAGGCGATGCAGAACGGCAAGCCGATATTCGGTATCTGCATGGGGAACCAGTTGCTGTCGCTGGCAGGAGGAGCAAAGACATATAAACTGAAATATGGTCACCGCAGCTGCAATCAGCCGGTGCAGCTTGCAGGGAGACAACGGGCCTTCGTCACCTCACAAAACCACGGCTTTGCAGTAGACAATGAGTCGTTGGGCTCGGAGTGGGAGCCTCTCTTTGTAAACATGAACGACGGCACGAACGAAGGTATCCGGCATAAGAGCAAGCCTTGGTTTTCATGCCAGTTTCACCCCGAAGCATCGGCAGGGCCAACCGATACCGAGTTTCTATTCGATGTCTTCATCCGGACACTTGAGGAGGAAAACGTTTCGATCCCGAAACTGATCGAAGATGAACTCGATGCTAAATTGGTCGCCAAGCAGATCTATCAGGGGGTAGAAAAAGGGGAGGTTAAAAAAGTACTTCTGCTGGGTTCGGGAGCCCTCAAGATAGGTGAGGCCGGTGAATTTGACTACTCCGGCTCGCAGGCCCTGAAGGCACTTAAGGAGGAGGGTATCGAGACCGTGCTGGTCAATCCGAACATCGCGACCGTTCAGACATCGGAAGGTATTGCCGACAAGGTCTACTTTCTGCCGGTAACACCTGAATTTGTAGAGCGAGTGATTGCAAAAGAGCGTCCCGACAGCATTTTCCTCTCGTTTGGTGGACAGACGGCACTCAACTGCGGTGTGGCACTCTACAGAAAGAAGATACTCGAAAAATACAACGTCCGCGTGCTTGGCACGCCGGTCCAGGCCATTATCGATACGGAAGACCGGGAAATCTTCAACCGGAAGCTTTCTGAAATCGGGGTGAAATATATCAGCAGTGAAGCGGTCACCACACTGGATGATGCCATAAAGGCTGCCGACAACCTCGGATATCCGGTGATCGTACGTGCCGCTTATGCATTGGGAGGCTTGGGCAGCGGATTCTGTGACAATGAGGAGGAGCTCAGATCACTCGTTACGAAAGCCTTCAACTACTCCCCGCAAGTATTGGTGGAAAAATCGCTGAAGGGCTGGAAAGAGATTGAATATGAGGTGGTGCGCGACCGGTACGACAACTGTATCACGGTCTGCAACATGGAGAACTTTGATCCGCTGGGCATACATACAGGTGAGAGTATCGTAGTAGCCCCCTCGCAGACGCTGTCCAACAGCGAATATTACAAACTGCGCGAACTTGCGATCCGCATCATTCGCCACATCGGTATTGTGGGCGAATGCAATGTCCAATATGCACTGGATCCGGTTTCGGAGGATTACCGGGTAATTGAAGTGAATGCACGCCTGAGCCGCTCTTCGGCACTGGCTTCAAAGGCAACCGGATACCCGCTCGCCTTCGTCGCCGCAAAACTGGGTCTAGGTTACGGACTTCCCGAACTGAAGAACTCTGTGACCAAAGAGACCACCGCATTCTTTGAACCTGCCCTCGATTATATCGTCTGCAAAATTCCGCGCTGGGACCTTGCAAAGTTCCATGGCGTAAGCCGTGAAATCGGCTCCTCGATGAAATCGGTCGGCGAAATCATGGCGATCGGCAGAAGTTTCGAAGAGGCATTCCAGAAGGGACTGCGGATGATTCAACAGGGGATGCACGGTTTCACCGGAAACAAACAACTGGTCACCGACGAACTGGACAAGAACCTGAATGTGCCCACCGACAAACGGGTCTTCTTCCTTTCACAGGCATTTGAGCAGGGATACACGGTGGAGAAGATCTACGGGCTGACAAAAATCGACCGCTGGTTCCTCTATAAATTGAAGAATATTGTAGACATTGCCCACTCCATCGAGCAATTTGGAAACAAGGAGGAGGTTCCAACCGAACTGTTTATCCGGGCAAAGAAAAGCGGCTTTTCAGATTACCAGATAGAAAAGCTGATATATAAGAAACCGATGCCCAAGGATACCATTCGCGACGAACGTGTCAAACGGGGAATCCTGCCGGTAGTGAAACAGATCGATACCCTGGCGGCCGAATATCCGGCCCAGACCAACTACCTCTATCTGACCTACAACGGAATCGCCAATGATGTCAAATATCTGGGCGACCGTCGCTCGGTGATCGTACTGGGCTCGGGAGCATACCGCATCGGTTCGTCGGTCGAGTTCGACTGGTGCTCAGTTAACGCCCTCAACACCATCCGGGAAAGGGGGTTACGCTCGGTAATGATCAACTATAATCCCGAGACGGTCTCAACCGATTACGATATGTGCGACCGGCTCTACTTTGACGAGTTGAGCTACGAACGGGTGAGAGATATCATTGAGCTCGAAAATCCGAAGGGCGTGATCGTCTCCACGGGTGGTCAGATACCCAACAACCTTGCAGTACGGCTGGATCAATCGGGAGTAAAGATACTGGGCACTCAGGCAGTAGACATTGATAATGCCGAAGATCGCCACAAGTTCTCGTCCATGCTCGACCGTCTGGGAATAGATCAACCACGCTGGAAAGAGTTGACGACACTCGAAGATATCCATCAATTTGTAAAGGAGGTGGGCTTCCCGCTGCTGGTACGTCCCTCCTATGTCCTCTCTGGGGCAGCAATGAACGTCTGCTCCAATACAAGCGAACTGGAGCGCTTCCTGACATTGGCCACGGAAGTCTCCAAAGAGTACCCGGTGGTTGTTTCTGAATTCATCGAGGGAGCAAAAGAGATTGAGATCGATGCCGTGGCACAAAAAGGGGAGCTGGTGGTCTATGCGATCTCGGAACATGTGGAATTTGCCGGCGTCCATTCGGGCGATGCTACCATCCAGTTCCCGCCGCAGAAGATCTACACGCAGACCGTCCGCAGGATCAAGCAGATCGCACGTCAGATCGCACGCGAACTGCACATCTCCGGACCCTTCAATATCCAGTTCCTGGCAAAGGACAACGATATCAAGGTGATCGAGTGCAACCTCAGGGCTTCGCGCTCATTTCCGTTTGTCTCCAAAGTACTCAAGATCAATTTTATTGAACTGGCTACCCGTGTCATGCTGGAAGAAGAGGTCCAACGGCCCGAAAAATCGGCATTCGACTTGGACTATGTGGGAATCAAAGCATCTCAATTCTCGTTCACCCGTCTGCAGAAAGCCGACCCTGTATTGGGAGTTGACATGGCCTCTACCGGTGAGGTGGGCTGTATCGGAACCCATTTCGACGACGCACTGCTTACCGCCATGCTTTCGGTGGGATACCGGATACCGGAAAAGAATATCGTCGTATCATCAGGAAGCACCAAATCGAAAGTGGCGCTGCTGGATGCCTGCCGGCTGCTGGCAGACAACGGTTACAACCTCTTTGCCACCAGCGGCACACAGAAGTTTCTTGAAGAGAACGGCGTTAGGTGCAGCTATGTCGCATGGCCCGACGAAGAGGGGGCACCGAAAGTAACTGAGATGATTGCAGGAAAGGAGGTAGATCTGGTTATCAATATACCCAAAAACCTGACCGAAAGGGAATTAACAAACGGCTACAAAATCCGTCGGGGAGCTATCGATTTCAATATTCCGCTCATCACCAACGCACGGCTGGCCAGTGCCTTTATCAAGGCATTCTGCAATATGAAAGCAGAAGATATCGAGATCAAGCACTGGGGAGAATATAAGTAA
- a CDS encoding CTP synthase: protein MEKTKYVFVTGGVVSSLGKGIIAASLGKLLQARGFRVTIQKLDPYINIDPGTLNPYEHGECYVTVDGQETDLDLGHYERFLGVETHRENNVTTGRIYQNVINKERRGDYLGKTVQIIPHITDEIKENIKSFSSKGFDFVITEIGGTVGDIESLPYIESVRQLKWEMGKNCLIVHLTYVPYIAAARELKTKPTQHSVKMLQEQGVQPDLLILRTEHHISKELRKKIALFCNVEPDAVMQSIDASTIYRVPLNMQQERLDEVVLTKMGIEPDKIPSANMEEWTRFVERFENATETVRIGLVGKYVQLPDAYMSIIESLKHASAFHNRKLDLKLILSDDITPENVEGKLKGLDGMVVAPGFGQRGMEGKFTALKYARENNVPCLGICMGMQTMSIEFARNVLGYADANSTEIDPATSHNVVDIMEEQKHILNLGGSMRLGAYGCKLKEGSRVHGIYGKTEISERHRHRYEFNNAYKAEFEAAGMICSGQNDTLDLVEIIELTTHKWYIGVQFHPEYSSTVIHPHPLFVSFVGAATGL from the coding sequence ATGGAGAAAACGAAGTACGTATTCGTGACGGGCGGAGTAGTGTCGTCACTGGGCAAAGGTATTATTGCCGCGTCGCTGGGCAAACTGTTGCAGGCACGCGGTTTTAGGGTAACAATTCAGAAACTGGATCCCTACATCAATATCGATCCGGGAACTCTGAACCCATATGAGCATGGCGAGTGTTATGTAACGGTGGACGGGCAGGAGACCGACCTGGATCTGGGGCATTATGAACGCTTCCTGGGTGTGGAGACGCACCGGGAAAATAACGTTACTACGGGAAGGATTTATCAGAACGTCATCAACAAGGAGAGAAGGGGAGATTATCTTGGAAAGACGGTACAGATCATACCTCACATCACAGACGAGATCAAGGAGAATATCAAGTCGTTCAGCAGCAAGGGGTTCGATTTTGTGATCACGGAGATTGGCGGCACCGTGGGCGATATTGAGAGCTTGCCCTATATCGAAAGTGTGAGGCAGTTGAAGTGGGAAATGGGAAAGAACTGCCTGATCGTACACCTCACCTATGTGCCCTATATTGCTGCTGCCAGGGAGCTGAAGACCAAGCCTACACAACACTCCGTAAAGATGCTTCAGGAGCAGGGTGTGCAGCCCGATCTCCTGATCCTGCGTACTGAACACCACATCTCAAAGGAGTTGCGGAAAAAGATCGCGCTGTTTTGTAATGTGGAGCCAGATGCCGTCATGCAGTCGATCGATGCATCTACTATCTACCGTGTCCCGCTCAATATGCAGCAGGAGAGGCTGGATGAAGTGGTACTTACCAAGATGGGTATTGAGCCGGACAAGATTCCCTCGGCCAACATGGAAGAGTGGACACGCTTTGTGGAGAGGTTTGAGAATGCAACCGAGACGGTCAGAATCGGACTGGTGGGCAAATATGTTCAGTTGCCCGATGCCTACATGTCCATTATTGAGTCGCTAAAACATGCAAGTGCTTTTCACAACAGGAAACTCGACCTGAAACTGATCCTCTCTGATGATATTACGCCGGAGAACGTGGAGGGGAAATTGAAGGGGCTCGACGGAATGGTTGTTGCGCCAGGATTTGGCCAGCGTGGCATGGAAGGAAAGTTTACCGCACTGAAGTATGCCCGTGAAAACAATGTCCCATGTCTGGGCATCTGCATGGGGATGCAGACGATGTCGATCGAATTTGCCCGCAACGTGCTGGGTTACGCAGATGCCAATAGTACCGAAATTGATCCAGCCACCTCGCACAATGTGGTGGATATCATGGAAGAGCAGAAACATATCCTGAACCTTGGCGGCAGCATGCGTCTGGGTGCTTATGGCTGCAAGCTGAAGGAGGGGAGCAGGGTTCACGGCATTTATGGCAAAACCGAGATCAGTGAACGTCATCGCCATCGCTATGAGTTCAATAATGCATATAAGGCAGAGTTTGAAGCTGCCGGGATGATTTGTAGCGGACAGAACGATACGCTCGATCTGGTGGAAATCATTGAACTTACCACCCACAAGTGGTATATTGGGGTACAGTTCCACCCCGAATACAGCAGTACGGTAATCCACCCCCATCCCCTGTTTGTCAGCTTCGTTGGGGCGGCTACCGGTTTGTGA
- the asnB gene encoding asparagine synthase B — protein MCGIVGTFNIKKPAESLRQQILKMSKTVRHRGPDWSGIYVSDKAILAHERLAIVDPKSGGQPLYSKDGKLVLAVNGEIYNHREIRKRFESRYEFTTQSDCEVILALYREKGVDFLEDLNGIFAFALYDIENDRFMIGRDHIGIIPLYQGWDKDGAYYVASELKALEGYCSKIEEFLPGHYYYSLDDEPRRWYERDWMEYENVKENRSDIEELRQALEDAVERQLMSDVPYGVLLSGGLDSSIISAIARKFAAKRIETGNREDAWWPRLHSFAIGLEGSPDLAAAKRVADHIGSIHHEIHFTVREGLDALRDVIYHIETYDVTTVRASTPMYLLARYIRSMGVKMVLSGEGADEVFGGYLYFHKAPNAEEFHKETVRKLGKLHQYDCLRANKSLAAWGVEGRVPFLDKEFLDVAMRLNPKDKMAGNGKVEKYILRKAFEDYLPREVAWRQKEQFSDGVGYNWIDTLKIIASETVTDEQMANVKYRFPINPPLTKEEYVYRSIYSELFPSDSAAQCVPSVPSVACSTPVALEWDEAFRKNADPSGRAVGSVHEMGYTFSAVD, from the coding sequence ATGTGTGGTATTGTAGGTACATTTAATATAAAGAAGCCCGCAGAGAGTCTGCGGCAACAGATCCTGAAGATGTCAAAGACGGTCCGGCACCGTGGTCCGGACTGGTCGGGCATCTACGTTTCGGATAAGGCCATCCTGGCACATGAACGATTGGCTATCGTAGACCCGAAGTCGGGTGGACAACCGCTCTACAGCAAAGACGGCAAACTGGTTCTGGCCGTTAACGGCGAGATCTATAATCACAGGGAGATCCGTAAGCGGTTTGAGAGCAGGTATGAGTTCACAACCCAGTCGGATTGTGAGGTGATACTGGCCCTATACCGGGAAAAGGGTGTAGACTTCCTGGAAGATTTGAATGGAATTTTCGCTTTTGCCCTCTACGATATTGAAAACGACCGTTTCATGATCGGGCGAGACCATATCGGGATCATTCCACTATATCAGGGGTGGGACAAGGATGGTGCCTACTACGTAGCCTCCGAACTGAAGGCGCTGGAGGGTTACTGCAGCAAGATTGAGGAGTTTCTGCCCGGACATTACTACTACAGTCTCGACGATGAGCCGCGCAGGTGGTATGAGCGCGACTGGATGGAGTATGAAAATGTAAAGGAGAATCGATCGGATATTGAAGAGTTGCGCCAGGCGCTGGAGGATGCGGTAGAGCGCCAGCTGATGTCGGATGTGCCGTACGGGGTCTTGCTTTCGGGCGGATTGGACAGTTCAATCATCTCGGCAATAGCTAGAAAATTTGCAGCCAAACGGATCGAGACCGGAAACCGGGAGGATGCATGGTGGCCCAGGCTCCACTCGTTTGCCATTGGGCTGGAGGGTTCACCTGACCTGGCTGCCGCGAAGCGGGTAGCCGACCATATCGGTTCCATTCACCACGAGATACATTTTACCGTGCGGGAGGGACTGGATGCCTTAAGGGATGTGATCTACCATATTGAAACCTATGACGTGACCACCGTACGTGCCAGTACTCCGATGTACCTGCTGGCCCGTTATATCCGTTCAATGGGAGTCAAGATGGTGCTTTCGGGTGAAGGAGCCGATGAAGTATTCGGAGGTTATCTCTATTTTCACAAGGCCCCCAATGCGGAAGAGTTTCACAAGGAGACCGTTCGGAAATTGGGCAAACTGCATCAGTATGACTGTTTGAGGGCAAATAAATCGCTGGCTGCCTGGGGTGTAGAGGGGCGTGTGCCCTTTCTCGACAAGGAGTTTCTGGATGTGGCCATGCGGCTCAACCCGAAGGATAAGATGGCAGGAAACGGAAAGGTGGAAAAGTATATCCTGCGTAAGGCATTTGAAGATTACCTGCCAAGAGAGGTGGCTTGGCGCCAGAAGGAGCAGTTCTCGGACGGGGTGGGGTACAACTGGATCGATACGCTGAAGATCATTGCAAGCGAGACGGTCACCGATGAACAGATGGCAAATGTGAAGTACCGTTTTCCGATAAATCCTCCACTTACAAAAGAAGAGTACGTCTACCGCAGCATCTATTCCGAACTGTTTCCCTCCGACTCGGCTGCCCAGTGTGTGCCGTCAGTACCTTCGGTTGCCTGCAGTACTCCTGTGGCGCTGGAATGGGATGAGGCTTTCAGAAAAAATGCAGATCCATCTGGACGTGCTGTAGGTTCGGTGCATGAAATGGGTTACACATTTTCAGCGGTGGATTGA
- a CDS encoding glutamate synthase subunit beta encodes MGNPKAFITIPRKEAGYRPVEERTGDFEEVELTLNQEERKVQASRCMDCGIPFCHWACPLGNRMPEWQDMIYKGKWKEGVEILHETNNFPDFTGRVCPAPCEKSCVLALHEAPVTIRENEASVTEVAFLEGMIKAIPPRHRTGKRVAVVGSGPAGLAIAQQLNRKGHTVTVFEKDRSPGGLLRYGIPNFKLDKKVIDRRLNQLVEEGVLFRTNTEIGKDVSGEELMRNYDAVCLAVGAGKPRDITPVGRDLKGIYFAMDFLSQQNQLVMGEPMSHSERISARGKHVLVIGGGDTGSDCVGTSIRQGAVKVTQIEIMPKPPVGKNPATPWPHSYPNVLKTSSSHEEGCERRWLLNTLEFRGENGNVKEAVVEEISWQKADNGRLTMVGTGNIEVIKADIVFLALGFVHPVHEGLLDELGLEYDVRGNVAVDKESRSSVAKVFATGDAVMGASLVVKAIASGRKVAESVHRMLVEATV; translated from the coding sequence ATGGGTAATCCGAAAGCATTTATAACTATTCCCCGCAAAGAGGCGGGATACAGACCGGTCGAGGAGAGAACCGGAGACTTCGAGGAAGTTGAACTGACTCTGAATCAGGAAGAACGGAAAGTGCAGGCATCCCGGTGCATGGATTGCGGAATTCCTTTTTGTCATTGGGCCTGCCCGCTGGGCAACCGAATGCCTGAATGGCAGGATATGATTTACAAGGGAAAATGGAAAGAGGGGGTGGAGATCCTGCATGAGACCAACAACTTCCCCGATTTTACGGGAAGGGTCTGCCCGGCTCCCTGCGAGAAATCGTGTGTGCTGGCTTTACACGAGGCGCCGGTTACCATACGCGAAAATGAAGCATCGGTTACGGAGGTCGCTTTTTTGGAAGGCATGATCAAGGCTATCCCTCCCCGTCACCGGACAGGAAAGAGAGTGGCAGTCGTGGGCTCCGGCCCGGCAGGACTGGCCATTGCCCAGCAGCTCAACAGGAAGGGACATACCGTGACGGTTTTCGAAAAGGATAGGAGTCCGGGTGGCCTGCTCCGGTATGGCATACCCAACTTCAAACTCGACAAGAAGGTGATCGACAGAAGGTTGAATCAGCTTGTGGAGGAGGGGGTCCTCTTCAGAACCAATACCGAGATTGGGAAGGATGTATCCGGAGAGGAGTTGATGAGGAACTACGATGCCGTCTGCCTGGCGGTAGGTGCAGGCAAGCCGAGGGATATCACACCGGTAGGACGCGACCTGAAAGGAATCTATTTTGCAATGGATTTTCTTTCGCAGCAGAATCAGCTTGTCATGGGTGAACCGATGAGTCATTCCGAGAGGATTTCGGCCAGAGGGAAGCATGTTCTGGTAATTGGAGGCGGCGATACCGGTTCAGATTGCGTAGGAACCTCCATACGGCAAGGCGCAGTAAAGGTGACCCAGATAGAGATCATGCCCAAGCCGCCCGTCGGGAAAAATCCAGCCACGCCGTGGCCCCACAGCTATCCAAATGTATTGAAGACATCCAGTTCGCATGAGGAGGGGTGTGAACGCCGCTGGTTGCTGAACACCCTTGAGTTCAGGGGCGAAAACGGTAATGTAAAGGAGGCGGTAGTGGAGGAGATCAGCTGGCAGAAAGCAGATAACGGACGATTAACCATGGTGGGTACGGGCAATATCGAGGTGATCAAGGCAGATATTGTCTTCCTCGCACTGGGATTTGTTCACCCTGTACACGAGGGATTGCTTGACGAACTTGGCTTGGAGTATGATGTCCGCGGAAACGTTGCAGTAGACAAGGAGAGTCGCAGTTCGGTGGCAAAAGTGTTTGCTACCGGCGACGCAGTGATGGGTGCCAGCCTGGTTGTAAAAGCGATCGCTTCGGGCCGGAAGGTGGCCGAAAGTGTTCACCGGATGTTGGTAGAAGCAACGGTTTAA